In Saccharothrix syringae, the following are encoded in one genomic region:
- a CDS encoding cholesterol oxidase substrate-binding domain-containing protein, translating into MTRALSGRAHDAPPGFPRALPVRRRPYRNWVDRIHVDDVWTCSPRTAEDVVALANWAWSHGYRVRAAGEGHSVGPLVLTDRQPDAQRVVLADTRDHLDHVQVLPGEAPLVRVGPGASVRSLLEHLARHGLALPCTTGCGEFTVGGALAVGGHGTGAAAPAHGTMSDLVVALDAVVWDAASGRYAVRGFRRGDPDTAALLTHVGRAFVTEVTLAAVADHTLRCASDTTALSGEVFAAPEAAAPRSVAALVERCGAVDVLWFPYSERTWLRTFEPAPVRPPTSRAVTGPYNYPFTDHIPEAVSRVVSRVVGEHPRYALGLGEAQHAASVAGLAATASADLWGRSKDLLLYSRPNVLRYAWSGHAIVTCRAELQRVVHDFAVRYRELRDGYRDRERYPANGPVELRVTGVDHAGGPTLSPVAADPDHPHWDVAVWVSVLGFPGTGHAESFHRDLERFAFDHYRPPYAVVRPEWAKGWGYTTSAGWADAAVLGGAVPAAFGASWNRVVTRLDALDPHRVFGNPFLDRLLVAGSGGRT; encoded by the coding sequence GTGACCAGAGCGTTGAGCGGGCGAGCGCACGACGCCCCACCGGGTTTCCCCCGCGCCCTGCCGGTGCGCCGGCGGCCCTACCGCAACTGGGTGGACCGCATCCACGTGGACGACGTGTGGACGTGCTCGCCGAGGACCGCCGAGGACGTGGTGGCGCTGGCGAACTGGGCGTGGTCGCACGGGTACCGGGTGCGCGCCGCGGGCGAGGGCCACAGCGTCGGCCCGCTGGTGCTCACCGACCGGCAACCCGACGCGCAACGGGTGGTGCTGGCCGACACCCGGGACCACCTCGACCACGTCCAGGTCCTGCCCGGCGAGGCGCCCCTGGTCCGGGTGGGCCCCGGGGCGTCGGTGCGGTCGCTGCTGGAGCACCTGGCGCGCCACGGGCTCGCGCTGCCCTGCACGACCGGGTGCGGCGAGTTCACCGTGGGCGGCGCGCTCGCCGTCGGCGGGCACGGCACCGGTGCGGCGGCGCCCGCGCACGGGACGATGAGCGACCTCGTCGTCGCGTTGGACGCCGTGGTGTGGGACGCGGCCTCCGGCCGGTACGCGGTGCGCGGCTTCCGCCGCGGCGACCCCGACACCGCGGCGCTGCTGACCCACGTCGGCCGGGCGTTCGTCACCGAGGTGACGCTGGCCGCCGTCGCGGACCACACCCTGCGCTGCGCCAGCGACACCACGGCGCTCTCCGGCGAGGTGTTCGCCGCGCCGGAGGCCGCCGCGCCCCGCTCGGTGGCGGCGCTGGTCGAGCGCTGCGGCGCGGTGGACGTGCTCTGGTTCCCGTACTCCGAGCGGACGTGGCTGAGGACGTTCGAACCGGCGCCCGTGCGCCCGCCGACGTCCCGCGCCGTCACCGGGCCGTACAACTACCCGTTCACCGACCACATCCCGGAAGCCGTCTCCCGCGTGGTCTCGCGGGTGGTCGGCGAGCACCCCCGGTACGCCCTCGGGCTGGGCGAGGCCCAGCACGCCGCGTCGGTGGCCGGACTGGCCGCCACCGCCTCGGCCGACCTGTGGGGCCGGTCGAAGGACCTGCTGCTGTACTCGCGGCCCAACGTCCTGCGCTACGCCTGGAGCGGCCACGCGATCGTCACCTGCCGCGCCGAGCTCCAGCGGGTCGTGCACGACTTCGCGGTCCGCTACCGGGAGCTGCGCGACGGCTACCGGGACCGGGAGCGGTACCCGGCGAACGGGCCGGTGGAACTCCGGGTCACCGGGGTGGACCACGCCGGGGGGCCGACGCTGTCCCCGGTCGCCGCCGACCCCGACCACCCGCACTGGGACGTGGCGGTCTGGGTGAGCGTGCTCGGCTTCCCGGGCACCGGGCACGCGGAGAGCTTCCACCGCGACCTCGAGCGGTTCGCCTTCGACCACTACCGGCCCCCGTACGCCGTGGTGCGACCGGAGTGGGCCAAGGGCTGGGGCTACACGACCTCGGCCGGGTGGGCGGACGCCGCCGTGCTGGGCGGCGCGGTGCCCGCCGCGTTCGGCGCCTCGTGGAACCGGGTGGTGACCCGGCTGGACGCGCTGGACCCGCACCGGGTCTTCGGCAACCCGTTCCTGGACCGGCTGCTCGTCGCGGGGAGCGGGGGCAGGACGTGA
- a CDS encoding family 2B encapsulin nanocompartment shell protein, giving the protein MTVTDSPTPEVDTEQPRLSLGTAAARNLATTTKTVPQMQNITSRWLLKVLPWVQVSGGVYRVNRRMTYALGDGRLTFSNIGAEVSVVPRELTELPLLHGFEDDEVLSSMAGRFEQREFAPGDVLVERGQPEDQVVLIAHGKVEKVGVGEYGDRTVVGVLADGDYFGDRVLAGPRDAWEYTVRAITQVTALVLRWQDFEQLNGAAGGLRAHIQQALGAEGRKQNAQGEALIELAAGHEGEPDLPATYVEYELSPREYELSVAQTILRVHSRVADLYNHPMNQTEQQLRLTIEALRERQEYEMVNNRGFGLLHNTDLKQRVRTRNGAPTPDDMDELLSIVWKQPTAFLAHPRVIAAFGRECNKRGLYPSTVDFNGHHVPSWRGVPVLPCNKIEVTERRTSSVILLRAGEENQGVVGLHEVGLPEEVQPGLSVRFMGIDDKAIISYLVSAYYSAAILVPDAAGVLENVQLGTED; this is encoded by the coding sequence GTGACTGTGACCGATTCGCCCACCCCCGAGGTGGACACCGAGCAACCCCGCCTGAGCCTCGGCACCGCCGCCGCCAGGAACCTGGCGACGACGACCAAGACCGTGCCGCAGATGCAGAACATCACCTCGCGCTGGCTGCTCAAGGTGCTGCCCTGGGTGCAGGTGTCAGGCGGTGTCTACCGGGTCAACAGGCGGATGACCTACGCCCTGGGTGACGGGCGGTTGACGTTCTCCAACATCGGCGCCGAGGTCTCGGTCGTGCCGCGGGAGCTGACCGAGCTGCCGCTGCTGCACGGTTTCGAGGACGACGAGGTGTTGTCGAGCATGGCCGGCCGCTTCGAGCAGCGCGAGTTCGCGCCCGGCGACGTGCTGGTGGAGCGGGGGCAGCCGGAGGACCAGGTGGTCCTCATCGCCCACGGCAAGGTCGAGAAGGTCGGCGTCGGCGAGTACGGCGACCGGACCGTGGTCGGCGTACTCGCCGACGGCGACTACTTCGGCGACCGCGTGCTGGCCGGGCCGCGTGACGCGTGGGAGTACACCGTGCGGGCGATCACGCAGGTCACCGCCCTGGTGCTGCGGTGGCAGGACTTCGAGCAGCTCAACGGCGCGGCCGGCGGGCTGCGCGCCCACATCCAGCAGGCCCTCGGCGCCGAGGGCCGCAAGCAGAACGCCCAGGGCGAGGCGTTGATCGAGCTGGCCGCGGGCCACGAGGGCGAGCCCGACCTGCCCGCGACGTACGTGGAGTACGAGCTCTCGCCGCGGGAGTACGAGCTGAGCGTGGCGCAGACCATCCTGCGGGTCCACAGCCGCGTCGCGGACCTCTACAACCACCCGATGAACCAGACCGAGCAACAACTCCGGCTCACCATCGAGGCCCTGCGCGAGCGCCAGGAGTACGAGATGGTCAACAACCGGGGCTTCGGGCTGCTGCACAACACCGACCTCAAGCAGCGCGTCCGCACTCGCAACGGCGCGCCGACCCCGGACGACATGGACGAGCTGCTGTCGATCGTGTGGAAGCAGCCCACGGCGTTCCTGGCCCACCCCCGCGTCATCGCGGCGTTCGGGCGCGAGTGCAACAAGCGCGGCCTCTACCCGTCCACCGTGGACTTCAACGGGCACCACGTGCCGTCCTGGCGCGGTGTGCCGGTGCTGCCGTGCAACAAGATCGAGGTCACCGAACGGCGGACCAGCTCGGTCATCCTGCTGCGCGCGGGTGAGGAGAACCAGGGCGTGGTCGGCCTGCACGAGGTCGGGTTGCCCGAGGAGGTGCAGCCCGGGCTGTCGGTGCGGTTCATGGGCATCGACGACAAGGCGATCATCTCCTACCTGGTCAGCGCCTACTACTCCGCGGCGATCCTGGTGCCCGACGCGGCGGGCGTGCTGGAGAACGTGCAGCTCGGCACCGAGGACTGA
- a CDS encoding family 2B encapsulin nanocompartment shell protein: MTSTEPRGQGTAEPRNPGTGQPRSLGTAAARNLATTTKSPPRMRAVTPRWLLRELPWVATEAGSYRVNRRLTVAVGGGRVAFTGVGDGIRPVPQGLRGLPVLRDFPDDGVLTALADRFERREYARGEVVAAAGDPAGAVFLIAHGRVERATRGEFGERAVLDTLAGGDHFGDRVLTGAEEHWEFTATAATSVIAFVLPGTAVRRLGSRADALRAHVEGVARGASRPRNSRGEADVGIASGHDGEPDLPATFVDYEPAPREYELEVAQTVLRVHTRVADLYRGPMDQTGQQLRLTVEALRERQEHEMINNRRIGLLHNADLGQRVHTRTGPPTPDDLDELLSRRRRTAFMLAHPRAIAAFHRQCTARGVRPGVADVAGTAVTTWRDVPLLPSDKIPISGRGTTSVLALRVGEADGGVVGLHQPGIPDEVRPSLNARFMGIDEKAITSYLVSAYYSVAVLVPDALGVLEDVAVDRC; the protein is encoded by the coding sequence GTGACCTCGACGGAGCCGCGCGGCCAGGGCACCGCGGAGCCGCGGAACCCCGGCACCGGGCAGCCGCGCAGCCTGGGCACCGCGGCGGCGCGGAACCTGGCCACCACGACCAAGTCCCCGCCGCGGATGCGGGCCGTCACGCCGCGGTGGCTGCTGCGGGAGCTGCCGTGGGTGGCGACCGAGGCGGGCTCCTACCGGGTCAACCGGCGGCTCACCGTCGCGGTGGGCGGCGGTCGCGTGGCCTTCACCGGCGTGGGTGACGGCATCCGGCCGGTCCCGCAGGGCCTGCGCGGACTGCCGGTGCTGCGCGACTTCCCGGACGACGGGGTGCTCACCGCGCTGGCCGACCGGTTCGAACGGCGGGAGTACGCCCGGGGCGAGGTCGTCGCGGCGGCGGGCGACCCGGCCGGGGCGGTGTTCCTGATCGCGCACGGCAGGGTCGAACGCGCCACGCGCGGCGAGTTCGGCGAGCGGGCCGTGCTCGACACCCTGGCGGGCGGCGACCACTTCGGCGACCGGGTGCTCACCGGTGCCGAGGAGCACTGGGAGTTCACCGCCACCGCGGCGACCTCGGTGATCGCGTTCGTGCTGCCCGGGACCGCGGTGCGGCGGCTGGGCAGCCGGGCGGACGCCCTGCGCGCGCACGTCGAGGGGGTCGCGCGCGGGGCGTCCAGGCCGCGCAACAGCCGCGGTGAGGCGGATGTCGGGATCGCCTCGGGCCACGACGGCGAACCTGACCTGCCCGCGACGTTCGTGGACTACGAGCCGGCGCCGCGGGAGTACGAGCTGGAGGTCGCCCAGACCGTGCTGCGCGTCCACACCCGCGTCGCGGACCTCTACCGCGGCCCGATGGACCAGACCGGGCAGCAGTTGCGGCTGACCGTCGAGGCCCTGCGCGAGCGCCAGGAGCACGAGATGATCAACAACCGGCGCATCGGGCTGCTGCACAACGCCGACCTCGGGCAGCGCGTCCACACCCGCACGGGGCCGCCCACCCCCGACGACCTGGACGAGCTGCTGTCGCGGCGGCGCAGGACCGCGTTCATGCTGGCCCACCCGCGCGCGATCGCGGCGTTCCACCGCCAGTGCACCGCCCGCGGCGTCCGGCCGGGGGTCGCGGACGTGGCCGGCACGGCGGTCACGACGTGGCGCGACGTGCCGCTGCTGCCGTCGGACAAGATCCCGATCAGCGGGCGCGGCACCACGTCGGTGCTGGCCCTGCGCGTGGGCGAGGCCGACGGCGGGGTGGTCGGCCTGCACCAGCCCGGCATCCCCGACGAGGTGCGGCCGAGCCTGAACGCCCGGTTCATGGGCATCGACGAGAAGGCGATCACCTCGTACCTGGTCAGCGCCTACTACTCGGTGGCCGTGCTGGTGCCCGACGCGCTGGGCGTGCTGGAGGACGTGGCGGTCGACCGGTGCTGA